A part of Rhodamnia argentea isolate NSW1041297 chromosome 8, ASM2092103v1, whole genome shotgun sequence genomic DNA contains:
- the LOC115738181 gene encoding protein trichome birefringence-like 36, which produces MGTLLLSKRSPMAEPTRPKLFSILLFFCIARLAHLDRCESTRFVNDLVEEEDSSWLDEEDGVDMVQTRRDARKQSCDMSTGQWVLDASYPLYDSNCPYLSTAVTCQRNGRPDSDYQKWRWKPHACSLPRFDSLKFLTKMRRKRIMLVGDSIMRNQWESLVCLVQGVIPAGRKTVTYNGPSMAFHAMDFEASIEFSWAPLLVELSKGPQNKRILHLDLIEENAKYWKGVDVLVFDSAHWWTHSEKWSSWDYYMEGRSMFRNLNPMVAYEKGLTTWAKWVDLNLDPQRTRVIFRSMSPRHNRENGWKCYNQKQPLAYFSHRHVPEQLVVLQQVVRKMRFPVYLQDITAMSALRRDGHPSVYRRAMNQQQRQNPSGFSSDCSHWCLPGVPDTWNEMLNALL; this is translated from the exons ATGGGGACCCTTCTACTCTCCAAGCGCTCTCCGATGGCCGAACCGACGAGACCCAAGCTCTTCTCgatcctcctcttcttctgcaTTGCCCGTCTCGCCCACTTGGACCGCTGCGAGTCCACGCGCTTCGTGAACGACctagtggaggaagaagacagCTCTTGGCTGGACGAGGAAGATGGAGTGGACATGGTCCAGACGAGGCGCGATGCTCGGAAGCAGAGCTGCGACATGTCGACCGGGCAGTGGGTGTTGGACGCATCGTACCCTCTCTACGATTCCAACTGCCCTTACCTCAGCACCGCCGTGACTTGCCAGCGAAATGGGCGGCCGGATTCGGACTACCAGAAGTGGAGGTGGAAGCCCCATGCATGCTCACTGCCTAG GTTTGATTCACTGAAATTTCTGACAAAGATGAGAAGGAAGAGAATAATGCTGGTGGGCGATTCCATAATGAGGAATCAATGGGAGTCTCTTGTGTGCTTAGTCCAGGGCGTGATTCCGGCTGGCCGGAAAACAGTCACGTACAACGGCCCTTCCATGGCTTTTCATGCAATG GATTTTGAGGCATCCATAGAATTTTCCTGGGCTCCACTGCTGGTGGAGCTGAGCAAAGGGCCTCAAAACAAGAGAATCTTGCACCTGGACTTGATTGAAGAGAATGCCAAGTATTGGAAAGGAGTTGACGTTCTCGTGTTCGATTCCGCTCACTGGTGGACTCACTCGGAGAAATGGAGTTC GTGGGATTACTACATGGAGGGAAGATCCATGTTCAGGAACTTGAATCCAATGGTGGCTTATGAGAAAGGACTCACTACATGGGCCAAATGGGTGGACTTGAACCTGGATCCTCAGAGAACCAGAGTCATTTTCAGAAGCATGTCACCTAGGCACAACAG GGAAAATGGGTGGAAATGCTACAACCAGAAGCAACCTCTGGCATACTTCAGCCACCGGCATGTCCCTGAGCAGCTAGTCGTACTACAACAAGTGGTGAGGAAGATGAGATTCCCTGTGTATTTGCAGGACATAACGGCGATGTCCGCATTGAGGAGAGATGGGCATCCCTCGGTGTACAGAAGAGCGATGAACCAGCAGCAGAGGCAGAACCCGAGCGGCTTCTCGTCTGATTGCAGCCACTGGTGCCTCCCGGGTGTGCCTGATACTTGGAACGAGATGCTGAATGCTTTGCTCTAA